From Pseudomonadales bacterium:
GATCTGTTTTAACTTCAATTGGAAAGGGCTTTTTATTTGACCTGGCGAAAGATTTTGATGGCAGTATTTCTCAAAATTTAGACTTTTTGTTGAAGAAGCATGATGTCTCATTGGCGCATATAGGCGATGCATTAAATGATTTACAGCTCTATCTGGCTCAACAAAAGATTTGCGTTAGAGATTTAAGTCCAAGAAATATTGTCTATCAACGTATTTCTGAGCGAGCATTTAAATTAGTTATTATAGATGGCGTAAGTAATAGTAACTGGAATCCACTCACAATACGTTTAGAATTTTTGTTAAAACGTGCGCAAGTAAAAGCGTGGAAAAGTTTAGAGCGAAAGCTGCAGCGCATTGATCAAAGCTTGAATCAGGAAAGTGTATGAAGCTAGTGATGACTATATTAGTGAAAAATGAGTTGGATATTATAGAAGATAATATTCGATTTCATGCTGATCAGGGAGTTGATGCGTTTTTAGTCATGGATAACGGCTCAACTGACGGAACCTTAGAAAAGTTAGAACACTTATCGGCAGAGTTTGATATTACAATAGTCATTAACCGTGGTGTATACAATCAAGGACCGTGGATGACCGCTTTAGCCAAGCAGGCTCGAAAAGAGCTCGGTGCTGATTTAGTCATCAGTAACGATGCCGATGAGTTTTGGTCAGCAAAATCTGGCAGTTTAAAACATTCGCTATCGACTAAAGACGCTGTATTATCTGTAAGACGGCTGAATATGGTTCAGCCTTTAAATGATATGGCGTCAGGAGTAGATTATCGCTTAAGTTGTCATCAGGTATCCTGTCCCATTTTATACAATAAGGCTGATCAAATTGCTAAGCAAGGTCTAGCTATACCATTAGCAAAAATTAGTCCTAAGGTTATTGTAAACCCCAAAGGTTTGATAAAAATCAAAGGTGGTAACCATCGCGCAAAACACATTCGTTTTTGGGCTTGCCGTGATTCTGACGATATTCAAGTGCATCATTATCCTATTCGAAATTATCAACAATTTGAGAACAATATACGTAACCGCAAAGCATTGCTAGACAGCGATCCGTCAACGCGCATGGGCGTGCACTACAAGCGATGGGTAAGCATTTTAGAACAGGATGGTTTACATGCAGAGTTTAATAATATGAGCCTGCATGAAAGTGATATGTCAACCTTAATTCGTTTAGGCGTTATCGATGTATTGCCTGAAACACCATTGTCACGATGGGTTGCCAATCAATGATTTTGCTGCTCAGCAATCATCGAGAAAATCACCGGTACTTTGAAACGCTGGTGCGGCATCTTGATAAAAATGCCAAAGTAATTAAAGATAAATCATGGTCATTCATTGATATTTCTGCGTTTATTTTTTTTAAGCGATTGCGCTATGACGATATCTATCAGTATTGGTTAAAAGAGCGCATTGCTGAAACCCAAAAGGCTGCTAATAGTATTCAAGCGTTTTGCTTTTTGCTGAGCTTGCGTTTGAATTATGCCAAGAATATCTATCGATTAAAAAAACATCGACCTAAAACAGTTGTTTTGTGGAATGGCTTAAAGCCACAGCGAGCTATTATGGTAGCGGCAGCAGCAGAATTGCAAATAAACTGCGTGTTCATGGAGAATGGGCTGCTTCCTAACACAACTGTTTTTGATCAAAAGGGGGTTAATGCGCTTAATAGTATGCCGAGGGATGCG
This genomic window contains:
- a CDS encoding glycosyltransferase family 2 protein is translated as MKLVMTILVKNELDIIEDNIRFHADQGVDAFLVMDNGSTDGTLEKLEHLSAEFDITIVINRGVYNQGPWMTALAKQARKELGADLVISNDADEFWSAKSGSLKHSLSTKDAVLSVRRLNMVQPLNDMASGVDYRLSCHQVSCPILYNKADQIAKQGLAIPLAKISPKVIVNPKGLIKIKGGNHRAKHIRFWACRDSDDIQVHHYPIRNYQQFENNIRNRKALLDSDPSTRMGVHYKRWVSILEQDGLHAEFNNMSLHESDMSTLIRLGVIDVLPETPLSRWVANQ